In the genome of Macrobrachium nipponense isolate FS-2020 chromosome 42, ASM1510439v2, whole genome shotgun sequence, one region contains:
- the LOC135213185 gene encoding uncharacterized protein LOC135213185 — MWEGREMVGTVGPLQENQLTELTCRSVGGSPAPSLSWWNEGRELPLLHSHSSWDPVIGSSVVEATLSVTAKRELQGGSLTCYAHTPAHLNASEGAIIPPRSASVSLNITLSPVEVRIRWNQIL, encoded by the exons ATGTGGGAAGGCCGAGAGATGGTGGGGACAGTAGGACCCCTGCAGGAGAACCAACTGACGGAGCTGACCTGTAGGAGCGTGGGAGGGAGTCCTGCGCCCTCTCTCTCCTGGTGGAATGAAGGAAGGGAGCTCCCCCTCCTGCACTCTCATTCCTCTTGGGATCCTGTGATAG GATCGAGTGTAGTCGAAGCCACACTGTCAGTCACAGCCAAAAGGGAACTCCAGGGTGGATCTTTAACTTGCTACGCCCACACGCCCGCACACCTCAACGCCTCGGAGGGTGCCATAATTCCCCCACGGAGTGCCTCTGTGTCACTCAATATCACAC tctccccagtcGAAGTCAGGATACGGTGGAACCAGATCCTATAG